A genome region from Pseudomonas sp. S06B 330 includes the following:
- a CDS encoding NADPH:quinone oxidoreductase family protein: MKAVLCKTLGPAQGLVLEEVASPVAKKNEILLDVHAAGVNFPDTLIIEGKYQFKPSLPFSPGGEAAGVVSAVGEKVTNLKVGDRVMALTGWGSFAEQVAVPAYNVLPIPEQMDFTRAAAFGMTYGTSMHALQQRGQLKAGETLLVLGASGGVGLAAVEIGKAMGARVIAAASSAEKLAVAKAAGADELINYSEHSLKDEIKRLTGGNGADVIYDPVGGDLFDQAVRGIAWNGRLLVVGFASGRIPELPVNLALLKGAAVLGVFWGAFAQRQPEDNAANFKQLFAWFAEGKLKPLVSQTFPLSEAGAAIDMLGQRKAVGKLVVTTR; encoded by the coding sequence ATGAAAGCAGTGTTGTGCAAAACCCTGGGCCCGGCTCAGGGCTTGGTCCTGGAAGAGGTCGCCAGCCCCGTAGCAAAAAAGAACGAGATTCTCCTCGATGTGCATGCGGCCGGGGTCAACTTTCCCGACACACTGATCATCGAGGGCAAGTATCAGTTCAAGCCATCACTGCCCTTCTCTCCCGGTGGCGAAGCTGCCGGCGTCGTCAGCGCGGTGGGTGAAAAGGTCACCAATCTCAAAGTCGGTGACCGGGTCATGGCCCTGACCGGCTGGGGGAGTTTTGCCGAACAGGTGGCAGTACCCGCCTACAACGTGCTGCCAATTCCTGAGCAAATGGACTTCACCCGTGCAGCCGCCTTTGGCATGACTTACGGCACCTCGATGCATGCTCTGCAGCAACGCGGCCAGCTCAAGGCCGGCGAAACCCTGCTGGTGCTGGGTGCGTCGGGCGGTGTCGGATTAGCGGCAGTGGAAATCGGCAAGGCCATGGGCGCACGGGTGATCGCTGCTGCCAGCAGCGCCGAAAAACTCGCTGTCGCCAAGGCCGCTGGCGCCGATGAGCTGATCAACTACAGCGAACACAGCCTCAAGGACGAGATCAAGCGCCTAACCGGCGGCAATGGTGCTGACGTGATCTACGATCCAGTCGGCGGCGACCTGTTCGATCAAGCAGTGCGTGGCATTGCCTGGAACGGCCGTCTGCTGGTGGTGGGCTTTGCCAGTGGGCGCATCCCGGAGTTGCCAGTGAACCTGGCGTTACTCAAAGGTGCCGCGGTGCTCGGAGTATTCTGGGGCGCATTCGCCCAGCGCCAGCCGGAGGATAACGCGGCGAACTTCAAGCAACTGTTCGCCTGGTTCGCCGAGGGCAAGCTCAAGCCACTGGTGTCACAGACCTTCCCGCTGAGTGAAGCGGGCGCGGCTATTGATATGCTCGGTCAGCGCAAGGCCGTGGGCAAATTGGTGGTGACCACGCGCTGA
- a CDS encoding gamma-glutamylcyclotransferase — MSAIETASLNVAYPPLLDFGQQLSREQLQLSVHHTMSRHQGGPVWLFAYGSLIWRPECNAEERRRARVHGYHRGLYLWSHEHRGTPECPGLVFGLDRGGSCSGFAYRLPQERLEDSLLALWQREMPYPAYRPHWLNCRLEDGSKVQALGFVLERHLPCYAGNLPDDLLSQIFANAKGRYGSTRDYVEQTLQALRSHAMPDRNLEARFRRCHALPPPQQNHFSAP; from the coding sequence ATGTCGGCAATTGAAACTGCATCCTTGAATGTGGCCTATCCTCCGTTGCTCGACTTCGGACAACAACTGTCTCGCGAGCAACTTCAACTTTCGGTTCACCACACCATGTCCCGGCATCAGGGTGGCCCGGTCTGGCTGTTTGCCTACGGTTCGCTGATCTGGCGGCCGGAATGCAATGCCGAAGAGCGTCGGCGGGCTCGAGTGCATGGCTATCACCGCGGCCTGTACCTGTGGTCCCACGAACATCGGGGTACCCCAGAGTGCCCGGGCCTGGTCTTTGGTCTGGACCGAGGTGGTTCTTGCAGTGGCTTTGCCTATCGCTTGCCACAGGAGCGCCTGGAAGACTCGCTGTTGGCCTTGTGGCAACGTGAGATGCCTTACCCGGCCTATCGTCCCCATTGGCTCAATTGCCGTCTCGAAGATGGCAGCAAGGTCCAGGCCCTGGGATTTGTGCTGGAGCGGCACTTGCCGTGCTATGCGGGTAACCTGCCGGATGATCTGCTCAGTCAGATCTTCGCCAATGCCAAGGGGCGGTATGGCAGCACCCGCGACTATGTCGAGCAAACCCTTCAGGCCTTGCGCAGTCATGCCATGCCGGATCGTAACCTGGAGGCCCGGTTTCGGCGCTGCCATGCATTACCGCCGCCACAACAAAATCATTTCTCTGCGCCGTAA
- a CDS encoding CDP-6-deoxy-delta-3,4-glucoseen reductase, which translates to MQVTLQPSGAVLVLNPGERILDGARRLGYDCPQSCRNGNCHVCAALLVEGRVRQEGQERDHGELFTCIAEPLEDCVLLWDGVLALGELPVRTLACQLSECVEVGGDVWRVRLRAPAGKPPRYHAGQYLMIERESGDKAAFSLASAPHSGRDIELHVLARENSAVELIAQLQRNGMARLEMPFGDTHLAELPDGPLVLIAAGTGMAQMHSLLEHCRAQGFKHPVHLYWGVRLPEDFYQIEHWAEWEQLPNLYLHKVVSDLCGWEGRCGMLHEAVCEDLNDLAGVHVYASGSPNMIYATLDALVEAGMDAHQMRADVFAYAPRSE; encoded by the coding sequence ATGCAGGTAACCTTGCAGCCGTCCGGGGCGGTGTTGGTGCTCAACCCCGGAGAAAGGATTCTCGATGGGGCGCGGCGCCTGGGCTACGACTGTCCGCAGAGTTGCCGCAATGGCAATTGCCATGTCTGCGCTGCGCTGCTGGTTGAAGGGCGGGTGCGTCAGGAAGGGCAGGAGCGTGATCACGGCGAACTGTTCACCTGCATCGCCGAGCCACTGGAGGACTGCGTCTTGTTGTGGGATGGCGTGCTCGCCTTGGGCGAGTTGCCGGTACGGACACTGGCCTGTCAGTTGAGCGAGTGCGTTGAGGTCGGTGGTGACGTCTGGCGGGTGCGCCTGCGGGCGCCCGCTGGTAAACCGCCGCGTTATCACGCCGGGCAGTACCTGATGATTGAACGCGAAAGTGGCGACAAGGCGGCGTTCTCCCTGGCTTCAGCACCCCACAGCGGGCGCGACATCGAGCTGCACGTGCTGGCCCGCGAGAACAGTGCGGTGGAATTGATCGCTCAATTGCAACGCAACGGTATGGCGCGTCTGGAGATGCCCTTTGGCGATACGCATCTGGCCGAGTTGCCTGACGGTCCGCTGGTGCTGATTGCTGCGGGTACCGGTATGGCGCAAATGCACAGCCTGCTCGAACATTGCCGAGCGCAAGGCTTCAAGCATCCGGTCCACCTGTATTGGGGCGTTCGCCTTCCCGAGGACTTCTACCAGATCGAGCATTGGGCCGAGTGGGAGCAATTGCCGAACCTATACCTGCACAAGGTCGTCAGCGATCTGTGTGGTTGGGAAGGGCGCTGCGGGATGCTGCATGAGGCGGTCTGCGAGGACTTGAACGATCTGGCGGGTGTGCATGTTTATGCCAGCGGTTCGCCCAATATGATTTATGCCACCCTCGATGCACTGGTTGAAGCGGGAATGGACGCTCACCAGATGCGCGCCGATGTATTCGCTTATGCACCTCGTAGCGAGTGA
- the ubiD gene encoding 4-hydroxy-3-polyprenylbenzoate decarboxylase has product MQYRDLRDFIRGLEQRGELKRIQVPISPVLEMTEVCDRTLRAKGPALLFEKPTGFDIPVLGNLFGTPERVAMGMGAESVSELREIGKLLAFLKEPEPPKGLKDAWSKLPIFKKVVSMAPKVVKDAACHEVIIEGEDVDLGMLPVQHCWPGDVAPLITWGLTVTRGPNKERQNLGIYRQQVIGRNKVIMRWLSHRGGALDYREWCEKHPGQPFPVSVALGADPATILGAVTPVPDTLSEYAFAGLLRGNRTELVKCRGNDLQVPATAEIILEGVIHPGEMAPEGPYGDHTGYYNEVDSFPVFTVERITHRQKPIYHSTYTGRPPDEPAILGVALNEVFVPILQKQFPEITDFYLPPEGCSYRMAVVTMKKQYPGHAKRVMLGVWSFLRQFMYTKFVIVTDDDINARDWNDVIWAITTRMDPKRDTVMIENTPIDYLDFASPISGLGSKMGLDATNKWPGETTREWGRVIVKDEAVTRRIDELWNQLGID; this is encoded by the coding sequence ATGCAGTATCGCGATTTGCGCGACTTTATCCGTGGCCTGGAACAGCGCGGCGAACTCAAGCGCATCCAGGTTCCGATTTCTCCAGTTCTGGAAATGACTGAAGTCTGCGACCGCACGCTGCGCGCCAAAGGTCCAGCGCTGTTGTTTGAAAAGCCCACAGGCTTTGATATTCCGGTGCTTGGTAACCTGTTTGGCACCCCGGAGCGGGTGGCCATGGGCATGGGCGCCGAGTCGGTCAGCGAGCTGCGTGAAATCGGCAAGCTGCTGGCGTTTCTCAAGGAGCCGGAGCCACCCAAGGGCCTCAAGGATGCCTGGTCGAAGCTGCCGATCTTCAAGAAGGTAGTGTCCATGGCGCCGAAAGTGGTCAAGGATGCAGCCTGTCACGAGGTGATCATTGAAGGTGAAGACGTCGACCTGGGCATGCTGCCGGTGCAGCATTGCTGGCCGGGCGACGTTGCGCCGCTGATTACCTGGGGCCTGACCGTGACCCGCGGGCCAAACAAAGAGCGTCAGAACCTGGGGATCTATCGCCAGCAGGTGATAGGTCGCAACAAGGTCATCATGCGCTGGCTCAGCCACCGTGGCGGTGCCCTGGACTATCGTGAGTGGTGCGAAAAGCACCCTGGCCAGCCGTTCCCGGTCTCGGTCGCCTTGGGTGCAGACCCGGCGACTATTCTCGGCGCTGTCACCCCGGTGCCGGACACATTATCCGAGTACGCGTTCGCTGGCCTGTTGCGCGGCAATCGTACCGAGCTGGTCAAGTGCCGGGGCAATGATCTGCAGGTGCCAGCCACCGCTGAAATCATCCTCGAAGGGGTGATTCATCCCGGTGAGATGGCACCGGAAGGTCCGTATGGCGACCATACCGGCTACTACAATGAAGTGGACAGCTTCCCGGTGTTTACCGTGGAGCGCATCACTCACCGGCAAAAGCCGATCTATCACAGTACCTACACCGGTCGGCCACCAGATGAGCCGGCAATTCTCGGTGTGGCGCTAAACGAAGTGTTCGTGCCGATCCTGCAGAAGCAGTTCCCGGAGATCACTGACTTCTACCTGCCGCCGGAAGGTTGTTCCTACCGCATGGCGGTGGTGACCATGAAGAAGCAGTATCCGGGGCACGCCAAGCGCGTCATGCTCGGGGTCTGGTCGTTTTTGCGACAGTTCATGTACACCAAGTTCGTTATTGTCACAGACGACGACATCAATGCCCGCGACTGGAATGATGTGATCTGGGCGATTACCACGCGCATGGACCCCAAGCGCGACACGGTGATGATCGAGAACACCCCGATCGACTACCTGGACTTTGCCTCGCCCATTTCCGGCCTGGGTTCGAAGATGGGCCTGGATGCGACGAACAAGTGGCCAGGGGAAACCACCCGCGAATGGGGACGGGTCATCGTCAAGGATGAAGCTGTCACCCGGCGGATCGATGAGCTGTGGAATCAGTTGGGAATAGACTAA
- the rho gene encoding transcription termination factor Rho, with the protein MNLTELKQKPITDLLEMAEQMGIENMARSRKQDVIFSLLKKHAKSGEEISGDGVLEILQDGFGFLRSADASYLAGPDDIYVSPSQIRRFNLRTGDTIVGKIRPPKEGERYFALLKVDTINFDRPENAKNKILFENLTPLFPNERLKMEAGNGSTEDLTGRVIDLCAPIGKGQRGLIVAPPKAGKTIMLQNIAANITRNNPECHLIVLLIDERPEEVTEMQRTVRGEVVASTFDEPPTRHVQVAEMVIEKAKRLVEHKKDVVILLDSITRLARAYNTVIPSSGKVLTGGVDAHALEKPKRFFGAARNIEEGGSLTIIATALVETGSKMDEVIYEEFKGTGNMELPLDRKIAEKRVFPAININRSGTRREELLTADDELQRMWILRKLLHPMDEVAAIEFLIDKLKQTKTNDEFFLSMKRK; encoded by the coding sequence ATGAACCTGACTGAACTCAAGCAAAAGCCGATTACCGATCTGCTCGAAATGGCCGAACAGATGGGCATAGAAAATATGGCCCGTTCGCGCAAGCAAGATGTGATTTTCTCCCTGTTGAAAAAGCATGCGAAAAGCGGCGAGGAAATCTCCGGTGACGGCGTGCTGGAGATTCTCCAGGACGGCTTCGGCTTCCTGCGCTCGGCTGATGCCTCTTACCTGGCCGGCCCTGACGACATCTATGTCTCGCCAAGCCAGATCCGTCGCTTCAACCTGCGTACCGGCGACACCATCGTTGGTAAGATCCGCCCGCCAAAAGAAGGCGAGCGTTACTTCGCCCTGCTCAAAGTCGACACCATCAACTTCGACCGGCCGGAAAACGCGAAGAACAAGATTCTGTTCGAAAACCTGACGCCGCTGTTCCCTAACGAGCGCCTGAAGATGGAAGCCGGTAACGGTTCCACCGAAGACCTCACCGGCCGGGTAATCGATCTGTGCGCCCCGATCGGTAAAGGTCAGCGTGGCCTGATCGTCGCTCCGCCAAAAGCGGGCAAGACCATCATGCTGCAGAACATCGCGGCCAACATCACCCGTAACAACCCCGAGTGCCACCTGATCGTTCTGCTGATCGACGAGCGCCCGGAAGAAGTGACCGAAATGCAGCGCACCGTGCGCGGCGAAGTGGTTGCTTCGACGTTCGACGAGCCACCAACCCGCCACGTGCAGGTTGCGGAAATGGTCATCGAGAAGGCTAAGCGCCTGGTCGAACACAAAAAAGACGTGGTCATCCTGCTCGACTCGATCACCCGTCTGGCACGTGCCTACAACACCGTGATCCCGAGCTCCGGCAAGGTGCTGACCGGTGGTGTTGATGCCCACGCCCTAGAGAAGCCAAAGCGTTTCTTCGGTGCTGCGCGTAACATCGAAGAAGGCGGCTCGCTGACCATTATCGCCACCGCGCTGGTAGAAACCGGCTCGAAGATGGACGAAGTGATCTACGAAGAGTTCAAGGGCACCGGTAACATGGAGCTGCCGCTGGACCGCAAGATCGCCGAGAAGCGCGTCTTCCCGGCCATCAATATCAACCGTTCGGGCACCCGTCGCGAAGAGCTGCTGACTGCCGACGACGAGCTGCAGCGCATGTGGATCCTGCGCAAGCTGCTGCACCCGATGGATGAAGTCGCGGCCATTGAGTTCCTGATCGACAAGCTCAAGCAGACCAAGACCAACGACGAGTTCTTCTTGTCGATGAAGCGCAAGTAA
- the trxA gene encoding thioredoxin TrxA, producing the protein MSSDLIKHVTDATFEAEVLKAEGPVLVDYWAEWCGPCKMIAPVLDDIAATYEGKLTVAKLNIDDNQETPAKHGVRGIPTLMLFKNGNVEATKVGALSKSQLAAFLDANI; encoded by the coding sequence ATGAGCAGCGATCTTATCAAACACGTCACTGACGCCACCTTCGAAGCCGAAGTCCTGAAGGCTGAAGGCCCGGTGCTGGTCGACTATTGGGCTGAATGGTGCGGCCCTTGCAAAATGATCGCGCCAGTTCTGGACGATATCGCCGCTACCTACGAGGGCAAACTGACCGTCGCTAAGCTGAACATCGACGATAACCAGGAAACCCCGGCCAAGCACGGCGTGCGTGGCATCCCGACGCTGATGCTGTTCAAGAACGGCAACGTCGAGGCCACCAAGGTCGGCGCACTGTCCAAGTCTCAGCTGGCAGCCTTCCTGGATGCCAATATCTGA
- the ppx gene encoding exopolyphosphatase: MPQNTAKNLSLIAAIDLGSNSFHMVVAKAHHTEIRILERLGEKVQLAAGINEERQLNEESMQRGLDCLKRFAQLISGMPDGAVRIVGTNALREARNRGEFIRRAEEILGHPVEVISGREEARLIYLGVSHTLADTPGKRLVADIGGGSTEFIIGQRFEPLLRESLQMGCVSYTQRYFRDGKITPARYAQAYTAARLELMSIENALHRLTWDEAIGSSGTIRAIGLALKSGGMGSGEVNAEGLAWLKRKLFKLGDTDKIDFDGVKPDRRAIFPAGLAIMEAIFDALELQRMDHCDGALREGVLYDLLGRHHHEDVRERTLSSLMERYHVDQGQAARVERKALHAFDQVAKAWDLEDGIWRELLGWAAKVHEVGLDIAHYHYHKHGAYLIEHSDLSGFSREDQQMLALLVRGHRRNIPKDKFAEFGEEGTKLIRLCVLLRFAILFHHIRGTQQMPTVTLHAAGDSLDVEFPAGWLEQNQLTQADFGLEAEWLTRVGFVLSVR, from the coding sequence ATGCCGCAAAACACAGCCAAGAATCTGTCCTTGATTGCTGCCATCGACCTGGGCTCCAACAGCTTCCATATGGTTGTGGCCAAGGCCCACCATACCGAGATCCGCATTCTTGAGCGGCTTGGGGAAAAGGTGCAACTGGCCGCAGGCATCAACGAAGAGCGCCAACTCAACGAAGAGTCGATGCAGCGCGGTCTGGACTGCCTCAAGCGCTTCGCCCAGCTGATCAGCGGCATGCCCGACGGCGCTGTGCGCATCGTTGGCACCAACGCCCTGCGTGAAGCGCGTAACCGCGGCGAATTCATCCGCCGCGCCGAAGAAATTCTCGGCCATCCGGTAGAAGTCATTTCCGGCCGTGAGGAAGCCCGCCTGATTTATCTCGGCGTATCCCACACCTTGGCCGATACCCCTGGTAAACGCCTGGTTGCCGACATTGGTGGCGGCAGTACCGAGTTCATCATTGGCCAGCGCTTTGAGCCGCTGCTGCGCGAGAGCCTGCAGATGGGCTGCGTCAGCTACACCCAACGTTACTTCCGTGACGGCAAGATCACCCCGGCACGTTATGCACAAGCCTATACGGCTGCGCGCCTGGAGCTGATGAGCATTGAAAATGCCCTGCACCGCTTGACCTGGGACGAAGCCATTGGCTCTTCCGGGACTATCCGTGCCATCGGCCTGGCGCTCAAATCAGGCGGCATGGGGAGCGGCGAGGTCAATGCCGAAGGTCTGGCTTGGCTCAAACGCAAGCTGTTCAAGCTTGGCGATACCGACAAGATCGACTTCGACGGCGTCAAACCAGACCGTCGGGCGATCTTCCCGGCAGGCCTGGCAATCATGGAAGCGATTTTCGACGCCCTCGAACTGCAGCGCATGGATCACTGCGACGGCGCCCTGCGCGAAGGCGTGCTTTATGACCTGCTCGGTCGCCATCACCATGAAGACGTGCGCGAACGCACCCTGAGCTCGCTGATGGAGCGTTATCACGTCGACCAGGGCCAAGCTGCCCGGGTCGAGCGCAAAGCCCTCCACGCCTTCGACCAGGTGGCCAAGGCCTGGGACCTGGAAGACGGGATCTGGCGGGAACTGCTTGGTTGGGCGGCCAAGGTGCATGAAGTGGGCCTGGATATCGCTCACTACCACTACCACAAGCACGGCGCCTACCTGATCGAGCACTCGGACTTGTCAGGTTTCTCTCGCGAAGACCAGCAGATGCTTGCACTGTTGGTGCGCGGCCACCGCCGCAATATCCCCAAAGACAAGTTTGCCGAGTTCGGCGAAGAAGGCACCAAGCTGATTCGCCTGTGCGTATTGCTGCGCTTTGCGATCCTGTTCCACCACATCCGTGGCACCCAGCAGATGCCGACGGTCACCCTGCACGCTGCTGGGGACAGCCTTGACGTTGAATTCCCAGCCGGTTGGCTGGAACAGAATCAGCTGACCCAGGCCGACTTCGGCCTGGAGGCTGAGTGGCTGACCCGGGTCGGCTTCGTCCTCAGCGTACGCTGA